A part of Gallus gallus isolate bGalGal1 chromosome 26, bGalGal1.mat.broiler.GRCg7b, whole genome shotgun sequence genomic DNA contains:
- the SRPK1 gene encoding SRSF protein kinase 1 isoform X1, which translates to MLLAEAPPEPSELRPAAGGRGRSQQRGGAASPYSSASSRSDEEEEGAGGAGGRRGKPLASRMLRPARPGVAQGHGTVRRRVGLPGLPALAAMERKVLALQARKKRTKAKKDKAQRKADPQHRGPAAHSETDLPEQEEEILGSDDDEQEDPNDYCKGGYHLVKIGDLFNGRYHVIRKLGWGHFSTVWLAWDIQGKRFVAMKVVKSAEHYTETALDEIKLLKSVRNSDPNDPNKERVVQLLDDFKISGVNGSHICMVFEVLGHHLLKWIIKSNYQGLPLPCVKKIIKQVLQGLDYLHTKCRIIHTDIKPENILLCVNDQYIRRLAAEATEWQRSGAPPPSGSAVSTAPQPKPADKMSKNKKKKLKKKQKRQAELLEKRMQEIEEMEKEASPGQTHPEEEEEAQSPLKMLIKVSPPSEDADKKKAEVIVREQSVLMESSIEKCVKEINCNGVIRMSDFPDSGSQGSVQLEDDLHNANDCGDHPHTQKENFHSCNYSQRNGDVENRPRAAVSDSFVPLVSEDSMVCQPTSSEEQSFNEQEISHLQESIRTEMPSEDENENNSPADNKGKSTAGNFLLNPLEPKNADKLKVKIADLGNACWVHKHFTEDIQTRQYRSLEVLIGSGYSSPADIWSTACMAFELATGDYLFEPHSGEDYSRDEDHIALIIELLGKIPRKLILAGKYSKEFFTKKGDLKHITKLKPWGLFEVLVEKYEWSQDEAAAFTDFLLPMLELIPEKRATAAECLRHPWLLS; encoded by the exons ATGCTGCTGGCGGAAGCGCCCCCGGAGCCCTCGGAGCTCCGCcccgcggcgggcgggcgggggcggAGCCAGCAGCGAGGCGGCGCGGCGTCCCCCTACAGCTCTGCCTCGAGCAGGAgcgacgaggaggaggagggagcgggcggggccggcgggcggcgcgggAAGCCGCTCGCATCGCGCATGCTCCGCCCGGCGCGGCCCGGCGTGGCGCAGGGGCACGGCACAGTGCGCAGGCGCGTGGGGCTCCCTGGGCTCCCGGCGCTGGCGGCCATGGAGCGGAAAG TACTGGCGCTGCAGGCCCGGAAGAAGCGGACCAAAGCCAAGAAGGATAAGGCCCAGAGAAA AGCCGACCCTCAGCACCGTGGCCCTGCTGCTCACTCTGAGACTGATCTTCcagagcaagaggaagaaattctggGGTCAGATGACGATGAACAAGAGGACCCGAATGATTACTGTAAAG GTGGTTATCACCTTGTGAAAATTGGAGATCTCTTTAATGGACGCTACCATGTGATTCGGAAGCTCGGATGGGGCCACTTCTCCACTGTCTGGCTGGCGTGGGACATCCA AGGGAAGAGATTTGTGGCGATGAAAGTGGTCAAGAGTGCAGAGCACTACACAGAAACAGCACTGGATGAAATCAAGTTGCTAAAATCG gTTCGCAACAGTGATCCAAATGATCCAAATAAAGAGAGAGTTGTTCAGTTATTAGATGACTTCAAGATCTCAGGAGTTAATGGTTCTC ATATCTGTATGGTGTTTGAAGTTTTAGGACATCATCTCCTGAAGTGGATCATCAAGTCAAATTATCAGGGGCTCCCGCTCCCTTGTGTCAAAAAGATCATCAAACAG GTTCTTCAGGGTCTGGACTACTTGCACACGAAGTGTAGGATCATCCACACAGATATTAAACCTGAAAACATTCTTCTGTGTGTTAATGACCAGTATATCCGCAGACTGGCTGCAGAAGCAACAGAATGGCAGAGATCTGGGGCCCCCCCACCGTCTGGCTCTGCAG TGAGTACTGCACCACAGCCAAAACCA GCTGACAAAATGtcaaagaataagaaaaagaagttgaaaaagaagcagaaacgTCAGGCGGAGTTATTAGAGAAGCGAATGCAAGAGatagaggaaatggagaaggaagcAAGCCCTGGGCAGACGCAtcctgaggaggaggaagaagctcAGAGCCCTCTGAAAATGCTCATAAAAGTTAGTCCACCCAGTGAAGATGCAGATAAAAAGAAAG CTGAAGTCATCGTACGTGAACAGTCTGTTCTAATGGAAAGCAGCATAGAGAAAtgtgtaaaagaaataaattgtaaTGGTGTGATACGAATGTCGGACTTCCCAGACTCTGGCAGTCAAGGGTCTGTGCAACTTGAGGATGACCTACACAATGCCAATGACTGCGGTGATCACCCTCACACACAGAAGGAGAACTTCCATAGCTGTAATTACAGCCAACGTAATGGTGACGTAGAGAACAGGCCCCGGGCAGCAGTGTCGGACTCTTTCGTGCCCTTAGTTTCAGAAGATTCCATGGTGTGTCAGCCTACTTCCAGCGAAGAGCAATCATTCAATGAGCAGGAGATCAGCCACTTGCAAGAAAGCATCCGGACAGAGATGCCATCAGAGGATGAGAATGAGAATAATAGCCCAGCAGACAACAAAG GAAAATCAACTGCTGGGAATTTCCTTCTTAATCCTCTTGAGCCCAAGAATGCAGATAAGCTTAAGGTGAAGATAGCTGACCTAGGAAATGCCTGCTGGGTG CACAAGCACTTCACTGAAGACATCCAGACAAGACAGTACCGATCCTTGGAGGTGTTGATAGGGTCGGGgtacagcagccctgctgacatCTGGAGCACGGCTTGTATG gCCTTTGAACTAGCAACAGGAGACTATCTGTTTGAACCTCATTCTGGAGAAGACTACTCACGAGATGAAG atcaCATTGCTTTGATCATAGAACTCCTGGGGAAAATACCTCGCAAGCTCATTTTGGCAGGAAAGTATTCCAAGGAGTTTTTCACTAAAAAAG
- the SRPK1 gene encoding SRSF protein kinase 1 isoform X2, whose product MAFLRTVGLSSGISVSMGGRASCRADPQHRGPAAHSETDLPEQEEEILGSDDDEQEDPNDYCKGGYHLVKIGDLFNGRYHVIRKLGWGHFSTVWLAWDIQGKRFVAMKVVKSAEHYTETALDEIKLLKSVRNSDPNDPNKERVVQLLDDFKISGVNGSHICMVFEVLGHHLLKWIIKSNYQGLPLPCVKKIIKQVLQGLDYLHTKCRIIHTDIKPENILLCVNDQYIRRLAAEATEWQRSGAPPPSGSAVSTAPQPKPADKMSKNKKKKLKKKQKRQAELLEKRMQEIEEMEKEASPGQTHPEEEEEAQSPLKMLIKVSPPSEDADKKKAEVIVREQSVLMESSIEKCVKEINCNGVIRMSDFPDSGSQGSVQLEDDLHNANDCGDHPHTQKENFHSCNYSQRNGDVENRPRAAVSDSFVPLVSEDSMVCQPTSSEEQSFNEQEISHLQESIRTEMPSEDENENNSPADNKGKSTAGNFLLNPLEPKNADKLKVKIADLGNACWVHKHFTEDIQTRQYRSLEVLIGSGYSSPADIWSTACMAFELATGDYLFEPHSGEDYSRDEDHIALIIELLGKIPRKLILAGKYSKEFFTKKGDLKHITKLKPWGLFEVLVEKYEWSQDEAAAFTDFLLPMLELIPEKRATAAECLRHPWLLS is encoded by the exons atggcttttttgAGAACTGTTGGGCTGTCTTCAGGGATATCCGTGTCAATGGGAGGCCGTGCTTCCTGCAG AGCCGACCCTCAGCACCGTGGCCCTGCTGCTCACTCTGAGACTGATCTTCcagagcaagaggaagaaattctggGGTCAGATGACGATGAACAAGAGGACCCGAATGATTACTGTAAAG GTGGTTATCACCTTGTGAAAATTGGAGATCTCTTTAATGGACGCTACCATGTGATTCGGAAGCTCGGATGGGGCCACTTCTCCACTGTCTGGCTGGCGTGGGACATCCA AGGGAAGAGATTTGTGGCGATGAAAGTGGTCAAGAGTGCAGAGCACTACACAGAAACAGCACTGGATGAAATCAAGTTGCTAAAATCG gTTCGCAACAGTGATCCAAATGATCCAAATAAAGAGAGAGTTGTTCAGTTATTAGATGACTTCAAGATCTCAGGAGTTAATGGTTCTC ATATCTGTATGGTGTTTGAAGTTTTAGGACATCATCTCCTGAAGTGGATCATCAAGTCAAATTATCAGGGGCTCCCGCTCCCTTGTGTCAAAAAGATCATCAAACAG GTTCTTCAGGGTCTGGACTACTTGCACACGAAGTGTAGGATCATCCACACAGATATTAAACCTGAAAACATTCTTCTGTGTGTTAATGACCAGTATATCCGCAGACTGGCTGCAGAAGCAACAGAATGGCAGAGATCTGGGGCCCCCCCACCGTCTGGCTCTGCAG TGAGTACTGCACCACAGCCAAAACCA GCTGACAAAATGtcaaagaataagaaaaagaagttgaaaaagaagcagaaacgTCAGGCGGAGTTATTAGAGAAGCGAATGCAAGAGatagaggaaatggagaaggaagcAAGCCCTGGGCAGACGCAtcctgaggaggaggaagaagctcAGAGCCCTCTGAAAATGCTCATAAAAGTTAGTCCACCCAGTGAAGATGCAGATAAAAAGAAAG CTGAAGTCATCGTACGTGAACAGTCTGTTCTAATGGAAAGCAGCATAGAGAAAtgtgtaaaagaaataaattgtaaTGGTGTGATACGAATGTCGGACTTCCCAGACTCTGGCAGTCAAGGGTCTGTGCAACTTGAGGATGACCTACACAATGCCAATGACTGCGGTGATCACCCTCACACACAGAAGGAGAACTTCCATAGCTGTAATTACAGCCAACGTAATGGTGACGTAGAGAACAGGCCCCGGGCAGCAGTGTCGGACTCTTTCGTGCCCTTAGTTTCAGAAGATTCCATGGTGTGTCAGCCTACTTCCAGCGAAGAGCAATCATTCAATGAGCAGGAGATCAGCCACTTGCAAGAAAGCATCCGGACAGAGATGCCATCAGAGGATGAGAATGAGAATAATAGCCCAGCAGACAACAAAG GAAAATCAACTGCTGGGAATTTCCTTCTTAATCCTCTTGAGCCCAAGAATGCAGATAAGCTTAAGGTGAAGATAGCTGACCTAGGAAATGCCTGCTGGGTG CACAAGCACTTCACTGAAGACATCCAGACAAGACAGTACCGATCCTTGGAGGTGTTGATAGGGTCGGGgtacagcagccctgctgacatCTGGAGCACGGCTTGTATG gCCTTTGAACTAGCAACAGGAGACTATCTGTTTGAACCTCATTCTGGAGAAGACTACTCACGAGATGAAG atcaCATTGCTTTGATCATAGAACTCCTGGGGAAAATACCTCGCAAGCTCATTTTGGCAGGAAAGTATTCCAAGGAGTTTTTCACTAAAAAAG